The Cutaneotrichosporon cavernicola HIS019 DNA, chromosome: 5 DNA segment GcgggtgaggaggatgacgagatggaggaggtgcagGCTTAGGCCTGTTGTATCATATCGAGCATGTATTAGTGCGGCGCGTGGGTGCTGTATTCTGATCGTTATTGCTACACCACGACAGGCGGCTCGTTGGTGCTGCCGCATTGGCTGTCATCTGCGACGTCCCGGTCGTCTTGGTCGTCTTGGCTCTTCGACGTCCGTCCACAACCTTTGCCCAAGTCGTACTCCCCGATGATGCCATGTCCCGAGACACTCAGTACAGCCTATGCATTACCTTTTCTCATGGGTATTTGGTTCCCTCGACCCAATCCTTAATCGACCCCCCTTTTCGCCACATGATGACGACTGATGAGCACGAGCACAGCACCAactctccatctccatctctccaaCCTCTCCACATCATGTCCTGGGACAACGCTCGGCGCCAtgcgcgcgccctcgaaTCCGCACTCGACACCAAACTCGCATCCTATTCCCGCCTAGCGGCAGATATagccggcggcggccgcttCGGTGGCCCCTCAGACAGTTCGGCGGAAGATGGTGTCGGGGGCTATCGactggtcgaggaggaagtcgaCGAGTTGTTGGACAAGGTGAGTTGGCTGGCCTTCAATATatcctcccaccctcccaccctcccaaccccttTCCTCCGACCAactctcctccccctccctctcccctctcccccttccctctccccccccgTCTCCCCCCGTCtcccccccttcctccccccccccccttccccccccccctcccttccctccccctcccccccccctctcctcaaACTCACCCCAGCTCGAACAAGccatcgacgacctcgcggcaCAGATGAACTCGCCAAGCCAAGCCCCCTCTGCGTCGATGCAGCATGCGGCACAGCGGCACAGGGACAACCTCGACGATTATCGGCGCGAGTTTGCGCGTGTCCGCAAGGGCATTGAGGGggcgctggcgaggagTAATTTGCTTGGAAGTGTGAGGAAGGATATTAAGTGAGccgagcgagcgagcgagcgcagACATGGGCGCGAACAGGCTAACCTCAGCGACTACAAATCCGGCCTCTCGCCGCAGACagacgcgctcctcgccgacagAGGCCGTATCGACTCGTCCCACCGCATGATGGACGACACGCTCAACCAGGCCTATGCTACACGTGAGGATTTCGCCCAGCAGCGCGGGATGCTTGCGTCCATTGAATCGCGGATGGGCGGCGTGGTTCAGCAGATGCCGGGGATCAACCGGCTTATTAGCATGATCTCGAcacggcggcgtcgggACACTTTTAtcctcggcggcgttgtTGCGCTGTGCGTTTTCCTACTCCTCGCGTACCTGTTTGGGGTATGAGAGTGGCGAcaagacgaggacgcgcgagaggatgaggaggaggaaggccCTAGGAGCGAGCAGAGGAAACCGAGCCGCGAGGAACGATAGAGTGTACAACATGTGACATGTGACGGTGCGCACAGTGCATAGCTTAAGAGTTCCAGATTCCAGACTCGACTGCTCGCTGCGCAAGGAGACTGCAATGTGAGGCCATGTCCAACCACCGCTGTTATACCGCAACCAGTGATCACTACGAGCAGCAGTACCAGCAAAACCCCCACGACCACTACATCGTGTAGGTACCTAGATGCTACAACAGCTACAGACTAGTAGTCGTCACCGCGCGACACGACCTCCTTGCACGTGGgccggaggaggatggtgtGCTCAAACTGTGCCGTCTGCGCACCAGGCGCGTGGTCAACGAGAGGGGGGTAGTCGGAGAGGATCCCCTCGCGAACGAGCGtgttgaggccgaggaggtaATTCTTCTCGCCAACGTGCTCGAGGTATCGGCGGCAGAAGGGTAGAGTGCCAAAGTTGGCCTTGATGCTCTTGAGCAAGTTCTTGGCCGACTGGTGGCGCAGCGTGTAGTTTGCCGGCTGCTGCGGCGTGAGAGCATAGTGCGAGCAcgtgccgtcctcgtcgacacgGCCGTTGCCTGTGCTCCCGAAAGTCTCAATGGCAAAgtactcgccctcttccATGCGAGTCGTGTCCTTTGCCGCACCAAACTGCTTGACAATCGGCACACTCTTGCCAGGAATTCCGTCGTGTCCGCCGTGGATGGTGTAGGGAACAATACTGTGTCCGTTCAGGTTACGGATACTCTTGACGGGGTAGACCTTTCcgttgacctcgacctcgtaGCTCTCCATTACTTCCTGGATCTGCTCGCCAATATCGCACAGCCGGACATCAATgcccgccgcggcgatACCCGTGTTCGTAGCGTCCTTGACtgcctcgaggagcttgttCCACGTCGGCTCCCATGTGAGCGTGAATGCCGAATCGACAATCCGCCCCTTGACGTGAACACCAAAGTCGACTTTGAGCACGTCGCTCTTCTGCAAAACCTTGGTGTCTCCGGGGTTGGGCGAGTAGTGCGCGGCCACCTCGTTGGTGCTGAGGCCCGTTGGGAAACCGATGCCCGCCTCGAACccgttctcctcgacgagcgagcgcgTGCCGTTCTCAATCATGTCGGCAATCTCAATCATCGTCATGCCAGGCTTAATGTTACGCGCAGCATACTGCCGTACCTGGCGATGCACCTCTGCAGCCTTGCGGATGTTCTGGTACGTGTCCGTCGGGTCGCCCTGCAACAGGCGTTCCTTCTCGCGCATCTCCTCGGACGTGATGCGACAAGTCGTGCTTCTGTCAGCTCTGCAGGGAGGGCAAGCTCACTCGTCCTTGtactcgacctcctcgccgacgggGTACACGCCGTTGCGGAAGATTTTGCTCAGCCCCACGCGAGGGGGCTCGGACTGGACCATAGCggcagccttcttcttcttggctTGGGTTAGACTCGTCACAAGAGGGGTAGCTCACGCTTtttcttcttcttcttcttcttctggGCGTCTGATGTCAGTTCAGCACTGGGTATGACAAGCAGACGTACCTCCCCCCGCAGGCCCCTCTtcgtcgtcatcttcgccctcgtcgccctcgtcctcgacctcgtcgggcttcttgtcctcctccttgtcctcgatcctgaggtcgtcgaccttgggAAGGGCGACTGGCGCCATGGTTACACTCTGGGCGTGAGCTGGGCACTAAACAGGCTACCATTTGTCCTCCCGTGGATTGTTCTCTAACAGATCTTGGATGACGGGGTCACGAGATGATAGCACGTACATTGATACACTTGTGTCAAATGAATAGGGATGCCGTAGCGCCAATCTGGCTATGGTTACTGATGCTAGGAGTGGATGAGTGGATGAGTGAATGAGTTGGAatgagatggagagatggagtgGAGTATGCATGTCCAAAGTGCCCCAAGTGCTCTGCTGACCTGTGGCTTTGCCTCCATTCCTACTGTCATCCGAAAAGTTGCCACCACTCAAATTCCGTcatcacctccactccactccaATCCGCTCGACTCCACAGACCATGTCAATCACCTTGGCCTACACCCTCGACCCGCCAGCGGGCATTAccgcccccgccccacccAAGGACGAGCACAGTTTCGCCATTTCTCCTGGTGCCGGCCGATCCAATACGGAAGCCTATTACGCTGCCGCGTCAACCGCTCTCAAGTCGGCGCAAGTGCAGGCCAACGAGGTCTTCACGGCGTGGAAGGACGCCGTGGGGGATGCCGAGAAGCATAAAGAGAACGTCGGCAATGTCGGCAAGGGACAGGGCAAGGCTGCGCGTATGATGGCTGCGAATAAAGCGGCTGAGGCGGCTTTCGATGCGcaggacgacgatgacgatgatgaggatggcgtcgacctcgctgAGGCGGGGGCTTGTGAGTGCCTTTGCATTGGAATGGAGCTGCTACATTCCACTGCTGTAGTAGGGCGCCAGCCCGCGGGCTGGTTGTACTCTTGAGCTCTGAGGGCACGCTGGCTGCTGAGCCTGGACGTGAAGACAGTCCACGGCGCAACGCCCAAGTACTTGAAAGTGCTTGAACGGCCGTTGCTAGATTCGACTGGTTGAATCGCAGCGGCTGGATTCACGTGATCGAGATGCGGCCGCTACGTTCAACTATTGTTGTTGAAAccaagctgacgccagaaATATACATGGCCCGATAGATACGGAGATTACAGATTACAGCCCCGTGGTGAGGGCGGCTCTGCTTTTGTTGGCGAGAGTAGACCGATCGGCGACTTTGCGTGTGCTTATTTGGCaggtggatgtggatggcACACGctggagtggaggtggtcgaTGAAAGCGAATACCGAGATAGAGATGTTTTACGGCTGCCGTTTTCTTCAACGACATGGCTGTCGGACGAGCACATGTAGGTTGGTTATACATTATACATTGCATAAGGCACATTGTATTATTGGGATTGGATGTTAATGGGTCTTGTAGAAATTGTTTCGGACGTGGTCGGCCCCATGGCGCCACAATACAACTCCAGATGCCGTATGGAGGCCCGTCGCGTCGGTCGTTGAGCCGGGTTCAGCCTGGTCGTGAATCCTTTTCCCGAAGCACCTTCTACACTGTACGTGGCTTCAACTCAGGAGTCTTTACAGTCGCGTGGGATATTGGCGGCTTTGGCGGAGTAGACCGATTGGCGTTTATTAGCGGCCGTGTACCATCTCCGCGGGCGGTTTTGATCCGAGAATCATTAACCATCTATAAACATTCTACATCGCAATCCTCGCCAACTTCGCCTAGACTCAACGCCCCCCCATGCCTGATCAAGCTGATTGCCCTCGTTATACCCTCACTTGCACCGCCAGCAGCCACGCCATCATACCGAGTGCTTACCCCAGAGCCTATGGGATCTTTTGGGATGAATAGTCTGGACCAGCTGGGTATTGTAGATGGATGTTCTATGCTCTCGGTTAACGCGCCAATCGGTGGATCTAGATGGGTGACGGCATGAAATCATCCCCACTTCCTTCCCCTCAGTACACCCGACAAtaccccttcccccccttcccccccttccccccaccccccgcAATATCTATATAGCCCACTTGATCATCCTCACTCCTCCAGCTCTTTCCCCCATCCTCTCCAAAACAACAAAATGTctgccctcgccgccctccgcCCCCTCGCTCGCGCCTCGGTCGCCCGCACCACCGCGGTCCGCACCatggcctcgtcctccagTGAGTATTACAGCGCGCTACTCGCCCACCCAACCTAGCTTGACCACTGACAACCCAGAGTTCCCCGTCTACAACTGGGAGGACCCCCTCAACATGAACTCGCTCCTtaccgacgaggagctcgctGTCCAGTGAGTATCCAGCATCAGAGTtcacccaaccccaacccccaaAGCGTAGGGTTCGGTGCACTCGGGAATTGGAAGGGCCTACCCGGATATCGCTAACTCTACAGGGAGACTGCCCGCAACTACGcccaggccgagctcctgcCCCGCGTCACCGAGGGCTACCGCAACGTGAGTGACTACCCAAACTATCAAACTATCAAACTGACCCCCGCAGGAGACCTTTGACAAGGACATCATGACCGGCATGGGTGAGCTCGGTCTCCTCGGCCCCACCATTGAGGGCTACGGGTGCGCCGGTGTCTCGAACGTTGCCTACGGCCTCATCGctcgcgaggtcgagcgcatcgacTCTGGCTACCGTTCCATGATGTCGGTCCAGTCGTCGCTCGTCATGCACCCCATCCACGAGTTCGGCTCCGAGGCCCAGAAGGACAAGTACCTCcccaagctcgccaagggcgagtGGATCGGTGCCTTTGGCCTCACCGAGCCCAACCACGGCTCGGACCCCGCCGGCATGGAGACCACTGCCaccaagaccaaggacgGATGGGTCCTCAACGGCTCCAAGACCTGGATCTCGAACgctcccgccgccgacgtcttTGTCATCTGGGCCCGTGAGGTCATTGACGGCCAGAAGGGCAAGATCCGTGGCTTTGTCGCCGAGAAGGGTATGGAGGGTCTCTCGGCCCCCAAGATTGGCCACAAGCTCGCTCTCCGTGCCTCGGTCACCGGCTCCATCTTCATGGACAacgtccagctcggcgaggacgctctcctccccaagTCGGGCGGTCTCGGCTCCCCCTTCTCCTGCCTCAACTCTGCTCGTTACGGCATCTCGTGGGGTGTCATTGGCGCTCTTGAGGACTCGATTGCCCGTGCTCGCGACTACGCTCTTGAGCGCAAGCAGTTTGGCCGTCCCCTCGCCTCGTTCCAGCTCGTCCAGAAGAAGCTCGTTGACGCCCACGCTACCGCTACCCTCGGTCTCCTTGGctcgctccagctcggccgcctcaaGGACCAGGCTGGCGAGTGGTCCCCCGACATGATCTCGCTCATGAAGCGCAACAACTGCGGTAACGCTCTCCAGCAGGTTCgcgttctcctcgacatctTTGGCGGCAACGCTTGCTCGGACGAGTACCACGTCGGCCGCCACGAGGCCAACCTCCAGGTCTGCAACACCTACGAGGGAACCTACGACATCCACggcctcatcctcggcaaGGCCATCACTGGCATCCCTGCTTTTGCCAACTAGACTAGACTGTGTGGTTTTGTGTCTCTCATCTCTACATCTCATTAGTCGTGTCTAGCTCTTGGGCTGTGGGTCATGTATAAGTATTGCTAGAATGTGTGGTGCGGGCTTGCCTGTGTGTCGAATTCAGATGGAGCCTACGTGGTCGTTGGCCGCGATCGCCTTGTTGTGTAATTCGACATCAAACAGGCTGCAGGTAGGGTAGAGATGCTTGCATTCGACACACGAGATCCTCTTTGGACGCTATCTTTGCGCGTTCTCTCTCAGTTAGCTTCTTGAGCAGTAGGATGCCAGGTCAGCTAGTTGAGCACAGGTCGgcaaggcggcgcggtCTGCTGGAGATCTTGTCCACGCATCTCCAGCTGGATCCTTTCTTTCCCCGTGCACCATCTAGACGCCGTGTAGTCACTACATTCATTCAACCTCTACCCCTAGGCTCGCTACATCAGAGTCGCCACAGGACTGTTTGGTACAGATGCAACTAACGCCTGGCTTTCTGCTAGCGACTCTCATCGATACGCATCAGCTGTTTCCAGCTCTACTCTCCCACGGTACAACACGGCCGGATTCCAGGCACGCACgcgcctcgatctcggctGTTGCCGCGTACACCGAAATCTCCAGACCACCCGTTCATCAACACATCTCGCCATGGCTCTCCTCCGTCCCAGGCTCAGTCTGAGTCTGGCGAGCTGTCCTGCCGTGGGATCGTCCTCGCGTACGCTGGGTCGAGGTATCCGCACAGGctcaccgcctcgacgtccatcCGATCCAGAGGACGAAGAAGGGCCAGTCATTGAGCTCGGCAgtcctccccctccgccccCGCCTCCGTCAGAAACACCCCGCGCATACTCTTACACCAATGGGTATTCTGGACGGTCCGAGAAGGGCCACGATGCGCCTAAATACGACGCGCCTCACAATGCGCCTAAATACGACGCGCCTCACAATGCGCCCAGATACGACGCGCCTCGCTACGACACCCCCGCCTACCCCCCTCACAACCCCGCCTATCCTCCTCACAGTGCCAGCTACGAGCCTcccaaggtcgagcgcgatccTCCCCAGCTCGAGCGGGACAGCGAAGTCACTGCCCCCTCGGACGTGCGCGTCAAAGTCGAAGGCGCGCCCCGGACCGAGGACAAGCCCACCGAGGCGCCGATCCTCCTCTCTGCCGATGCGCCGCCACTGAACGTCCCGCGTATCGCCGCTCCACCACCCGACTCGCCTCCCGAACCTCCACAATTCTCCGACTCCACGTCGTCCGCCTCCGAAGCAACGCCCGCCAAGGAGGAATGGGAGCGCAAGTACGAGGAGCTACAGGCGGCGTACGCCAAGAAGATGGATGAACTGCGTGCGGTAATGgacgagaggaggaagaaaCTCGCCATAAAGACGGGAGAAACGCTCGCTCTGGTCAGCCAAAAGGTCAACGAGGTGACGGGGTaccgcgaggtcgagcgacTCAAGCAGAGCGTCAAGGATCGGGGTGAGTGTCATCTCTCCACAGTGTGccgagctgacgacagaaCAACAGATCAAGGAGGGGCGGACAACCGTTCGGGAAGCCAAAAAAGCGTACGAGGACGCAGTCGCGACTCTCTCAAGCACGCAGCAGAGCGTCAACGCCCTTCTTGAGAGAAAGCATTCCTGGAGCGACCAGGACGTCGCGACGTTTACGAAACTCGTTCGCTCGGACCATGCCAGTCGCGCCGCGGTCGCGAGCACCAACGACGCGCTGAAGAATGCCGAGCTGGATGTCGACAAGGCCTTCACTGGCCTCATGCAGTCAATCCTCGAGCGATACCACGAGGAGCAGGTCTGGAGTGACAAGATCCGTTCAGTGAGCACTTGGGCACaagtcgccgccctcgtggCCAACTTGATCGTGTTTATGAGTGCGATCGCTTTCATCGAGCCATGgaagcgccgccgcctcgtccaaGGACTCGAGGAGCGTGTCAGCGGCATGATGGGCCGCGTCGAAGGCGAGATCCAAGGGCTGGCggacaaggtcggcgagTTGGATACCAAGATcgcagcggcggccgtCGTGGCGGCGACCACAATGCCTGCGGGGGTGGCGGATGTGATTGGCGGAGAGgtggttggcgagggcgaggctgCGCTGGTCGGCGATTCGGAGGCGCAGGCCCaagccgtcgccgccttGGTGAACAGccttctcgccgacgctcTCTCTTCTGAAGAAGCAGTCGAGTCGCCATTGCAAGTCATCTCTGATGGTGACTCGTACTCGGCCCGAGCGATTCAGTGGACCACAGCGCAGTTGGGCCACATTGCCGCTCCGAGCCCCGAACGCGACTTAGCGGCAGCGGGTTTGTTGGGTGCGGCAGCGGGCGCCACTGTTATTGGGTTGTGCTCGCTCATTGCGGGACTGCTTAGATCATAACCACTTAGAATCATGCACAGCATAGCATAGGCTTTAACGAGCAGTACGGTATGTGCATAAACCAACGCGCCGCTGGAAGAGAACGGAGAAGTGCTGGATTATTCCCGGTGTCGGTGTCGCCAAACCCGATCACGTGGGTT contains these protein-coding regions:
- the GOS1 gene encoding uncharacterized protein (Involved in transport from the ER to the Golgi apparatus as well as in intra-Golgi transport. It belongs to a super-family of proteins called t-SNAREs or soluble NSF (N-ethylmaleimide- sensitive factor) attachment protein receptor), which codes for MSWDNARRHARALESALDTKLASYSRLAADIAGGGRFGGPSDSSAEDGVGGYRLVEEEVDELLDKLEQAIDDLAAQMNSPSQAPSASMQHAAQRHRDNLDDYRREFARVRKGIEGALARSNLLGSVRKDINDYKSGLSPQTDALLADRGRIDSSHRMMDDTLNQAYATREDFAQQRGMLASIESRMGGVVQQMPGINRLISMISTRRRRDTFILGGVVALCVFLLLAYLFGV
- the MAP2 gene encoding uncharacterized protein (Cotranslationally removes the N-terminal methionine from nascent proteins. The N-terminal methionine is often cleaved when the second residue in the primary sequence is small and uncharged (Met-Ala-, Cys, Gly, Pro, Ser, Thr, or Val)) is translated as MEAKPQCINSVTMAPVALPKVDDLRIEDKEEDKKPDEVEDEGDEGEDDDEEGPAGGDAQKKKKKKKKPKKKKAAAMVQSEPPRVGLSKIFRNGVYPVGEEVEYKDDTTCRITSEEMREKERLLQGDPTDTYQNIRKAAEVHRQVRQYAARNIKPGMTMIEIADMIENGTRSLVEENGFEAGIGFPTGLSTNEVAAHYSPNPGDTKVLQKSDVLKVDFGVHVKGRIVDSAFTLTWEPTWNKLLEAVKDATNTGIAAAGIDVRLCDIGEQIQEVMESYEVEVNGKVYPVKSIRNLNGHSIVPYTIHGGHDGIPGKSVPIVKQFGAAKDTTRMEEGEYFAIETFGSTGNGRVDEDGTCSHYALTPQQPANYTLRHQSAKNLLKSIKANFGTLPFCRRYLEHVGEKNYLLGLNTLVREGILSDYPPLVDHAPGAQTAQFEHTILLRPTCKEVVSRGDDY
- a CDS encoding uncharacterized protein (Acyl-CoA dehydrogenase, N-terminal domain) yields the protein MSALAALRPLARASVARTTAVRTMASSSKFPVYNWEDPLNMNSLLTDEELAVQETARNYAQAELLPRVTEGYRNETFDKDIMTGMGELGLLGPTIEGYGCAGVSNVAYGLIAREVERIDSGYRSMMSVQSSLVMHPIHEFGSEAQKDKYLPKLAKGEWIGAFGLTEPNHGSDPAGMETTATKTKDGWVLNGSKTWISNAPAADVFVIWAREVIDGQKGKIRGFVAEKGMEGLSAPKIGHKLALRASVTGSIFMDNVQLGEDALLPKSGGLGSPFSCLNSARYGISWGVIGALEDSIARARDYALERKQFGRPLASFQLVQKKLVDAHATATLGLLGSLQLGRLKDQAGEWSPDMISLMKRNNCGNALQQVRVLLDIFGGNACSDEYHVGRHEANLQVCNTYEGTYDIHGLILGKAITGIPAFAN
- the SHE9 gene encoding uncharacterized protein (Required for the maintenance of the structure of the mitochondrial inner membrane. Involved in mitochondrial morphology): MALLRPRLSLSLASCPAVGSSSRTLGRGIRTGSPPRRPSDPEDEEGPVIELGSPPPPPPPPSETPRAYSYTNGYSGRSEKGHDAPKYDAPHNAPKYDAPHNAPRYDAPRYDTPAYPPHNPAYPPHSASYEPPKVERDPPQLERDSEVTAPSDVRVKVEGAPRTEDKPTEAPILLSADAPPLNVPRIAAPPPDSPPEPPQFSDSTSSASEATPAKEEWERKYEELQAAYAKKMDELRAVMDERRKKLAIKTGETLALVSQKVNEVTGYREVERLKQSVKDREQQIKEGRTTVREAKKAYEDAVATLSSTQQSVNALLERKHSWSDQDVATFTKLVRSDHASRAAVASTNDALKNAELDVDKAFTGLMQSILERYHEEQVWSDKIRSVSTWAQVAALVANLIVFMSAIAFIEPWKRRRLVQGLEERVSGMMGRVEGEIQGLADKVGELDTKIAAAAVVAATTMPAGVADVIGGEVVGEGEAALVGDSEAQAQAVAALVNSLLADALSSEEAVESPLQVISDGDSYSARAIQWTTAQLGHIAAPSPERDLAAAGLLGAAAGATVIGLCSLIAGLLRS